CTGCCCATGCATCTGCACAGGAACACGGTTATGATCCGGGTCAAGTTGACCACTGCATCAATGGCCTCACCAGCCAGTGCACCACCGGGGAGCGACCTGTGGACCACGACGTGTACGACGTTGACGACGCGTCCGGCGTGTACAACGGCATGGCCGCCACCCAACTGCACGGGGTGGCCTGGCAGAAGAGCAGGCACAGCAACTCGCAGGGCTCCTGCGTGGAGTTCGCGCGGCTGCCCGGCGGCGAGGTCGCCGTGCGCAACTCGCGCTTCCCGGACGGTCCCGCGCTCGTCTACACGCGTGCGGAGATCGAGGCGATGCTCCTGGGCATCAAGGACGGCGAGTTCGATCACTTGACAGCGGGTTGAGACCCGGTCCGGCAGCGGACCGGGAACCGGCCGACCAGGCGACAACTCAGGGTGATCGCCCTCTGGCATTGCGTAACGCGCGTAGAACCGCGGCCCCAGAGAGGGCCGCGGTCGATCACTCGGCCGAGCTGGGCGCCGACAGCAGGAACAGCGCCCAGACGACCTTGCCGCCCATGGTGCCGGCCAGCGGATGCCAGCCCCAGCTGTCGCTGAACGAGTCCACCAGGAACAGGCCGCGACCGGATTCCGCCGAGAAGTCGTCCGAATCGCGCGCGACCGGGCTGTCGTCACTGGGATCGCGCACCGCGCACACCAGCCGCTCCGTCCAGCGCATCAGGTGCAGGCGCACGGGCGGTATCTGCTCCGTGATACAAGCGGGCGCAGGCAGCGCATGACGCAGGGAGTTGGTGACCAGTTCGGAGACGACCAGGCACACGTCGTCGAAGCGGTCGCCCAGTTCCCACTGGTCGAGCGTTCTGCGGGTGAACCGCCGCGCCTCGCGCACCGCTTCGTAGCGGGCAGGCAGGGCACAGGAGGCGGCGCTGGACACGGCCGCGGGATCCAGCGGCGGAAGGCCCTGCCGTAACGGCTCGAGCATGGTCGATCCATTCGTCCCCATGCGAGGCACTCCCGGGAATCGCGGTCGTTGCGATGCAGATGCAGCGGTGGCGCGGGACCATGGTTTCGGATGCGCCAACCAGATGCAAGGGCAGATGCACGTGCACGCGACCGAATTGGACCCTCCCGTACCGCTTCTTGGTCATTTTTTCTGCCCACTTCCCTCCTGTTGGTGGCCCCTCCTCCCTTGAACCCGGGTGGAATCTTTGGCTTCTTTCCATCTCTGTAATCGGACGAGTACTGCTCGGAGTGTTTTAGTGGCAGACTTCGGGCCCTGAAGACGGTTGGGGAGGCTGGCGAACGTGAGCGCGGGAGAGCCCGGATCGGTGGTGCGGCGGATGCTGCTCGGCTCGCAACTCAGGCGACTGCGTGAGACACGTGGCATCACGCGCGAGGCCGCGGGGTACTCCATCCGTGCCTCCGAGTCGAAGATCAGCCGGATGGAGCTGGGCCGGGTGAGCTTCAAGACGCGGGACGTCGAGGATCTGCTGACGCTGTACGGCATCACGGACGAGTCGGAGCGCACCTCGCTGCTCTCACTCGCCAGGGAGGCCAACGTGGCGGGCTGGTGGCACAGTTACTCGGACGTCCTGCCGAGCTGGTTCCCCACATATGTGGGCCTGGAGGGCGCGTGCTCCCTCATCCGCGCCTACGAGGTGCAGTTCGTGCACGGGCTGCTGCAGACCGAGGCATACGCCCACGCGGTCGTCCGGCGCGGTATGAAGGGCGCGAGCGAGGCGGACGTGGAGCGGCGGGTGGCGTTGCGCCTGGAGCGGCAGAAGTACCTCGTCGACGAGAGCGGCCCCGAGTTCCACATCGTCCTCGACGAGGCCGCCCTGCGCCGTCCGTACGGCGACCGCG
This genomic window from Streptomyces sp. DG2A-72 contains:
- a CDS encoding ATP-binding protein translates to MLEPLRQGLPPLDPAAVSSAASCALPARYEAVREARRFTRRTLDQWELGDRFDDVCLVVSELVTNSLRHALPAPACITEQIPPVRLHLMRWTERLVCAVRDPSDDSPVARDSDDFSAESGRGLFLVDSFSDSWGWHPLAGTMGGKVVWALFLLSAPSSAE
- a CDS encoding helix-turn-helix transcriptional regulator, whose amino-acid sequence is MLLGSQLRRLRETRGITREAAGYSIRASESKISRMELGRVSFKTRDVEDLLTLYGITDESERTSLLSLAREANVAGWWHSYSDVLPSWFPTYVGLEGACSLIRAYEVQFVHGLLQTEAYAHAVVRRGMKGASEADVERRVALRLERQKYLVDESGPEFHIVLDEAALRRPYGDREVMRGQLQHLIEISERPNVRLQIMPFSFGGHSGESGAFTILSFPESDLSDVVYLEQLTSALYLDKHEDVTQYEKALKELQQDSPGPDESRDLLRGLLQLS
- a CDS encoding DUF397 domain-containing protein, encoding MDHDVYDVDDASGVYNGMAATQLHGVAWQKSRHSNSQGSCVEFARLPGGEVAVRNSRFPDGPALVYTRAEIEAMLLGIKDGEFDHLTAG